Proteins from one Pongo abelii isolate AG06213 chromosome 19, NHGRI_mPonAbe1-v2.0_pri, whole genome shotgun sequence genomic window:
- the LOC129051045 gene encoding uncharacterized protein LOC129051045 isoform X1 encodes MAKPQAESGEAERHPILRPDRMVFGNISGCQESQRADHDDETTGRDLGNQRGIPASGLPGRCSGESPQKSCPRDLEDRSACVSLGCFLIQGSFSQRAEPRSLRSCVGVYASVPLLYDCVCVCTCVCVCVCVSPILSSLCLSLSVGFFLSLCHCVCVCSRLRVTSEECALCAKKRLLDFWPVFHEPLFRSLPGSCGWLSIVFAAVPLWVCEGLDHVRRCVGPGAIEISSPS; translated from the exons ATGGCGAAACCACAGGCAGAGTCCGGGGAAGCAGAGCGGCATCCCATCCTCAGGCCTGACCGGATGGTGTtcgg GAAcatctccggatgccaggagtcgcaaagggccgaccatgATGACGAAACCACAGGCAGAGACCTGGGGAACCAGcgcggcatcccagcctcaggcctgccaggacggtgttcgggtgagtctccccaaaagtcctgTCCCCgtgatctcgaggacaggtcggcctgcgtgtcGCTAGGCTGCTTTCTCATCCAAGGGTCGTTCTCGcagagagcagaaccccgcagcctcaggagTTGCGTGGGGGTGTATGCTTCTGTGCCACTGCtgtatgactgtgtgtgtgtgtgtacttgtgtgtgtgtgtgtgtgtgcgtgtctcccatcctctcttctctctgtctctcactctctgtgggcttctttctctctctctgtcattgtgtgtgtgtgtgttcccgtCTGCGAGTGACTTCGGAAGAATGTGCCCTGTGCGCCAAAAAGCGACTTCTTGATTTTTGGCCTGTCTTTCATGAGCCTCTTTTTaggtctctgcctgggtcatgtggctggttgtcaatcgttttcgccgcggTTCCACTTTGGGTCTGTGAAGGCCTTGACCACGTGAGGAGATGCGttggtcccggagcaattgaaatctcatccccatcctga